In Clupea harengus chromosome 4, Ch_v2.0.2, whole genome shotgun sequence, the genomic stretch GAATTCCACTGTAgtcctgtcgggatttattttccggTACTGTTCACTGGATTATACTTTATCCCTTGCACATCAGCGAGCTTCTACTGAGATTTCATAAACGAAGTCCTGTCTCATTTTTATGTATACCTTCTGGTGACAAATTCAATGACTGACAATAAATTATACCTGTCATTACTACAAACCACCTGTAGACAGCTTTAGCCTTACAGATGAAAACGTGGACATCCACCAcgtgttttcttttgtattaATTTCAGATATGGCGTAACGCGTAATTGAAAGTCCACCCTTTTCTACTAAATTAACAACTTTTAAACGACTCTTTAGCTGGCGCTCTCACGTGGGCTTCCATAGACAGTAACAATTCAACCTAACCTTCACCGGGTTTCCGCTTCAGTAATCTATTGGTCAATTCGACTCTAGTATGTTGCGTATGTGCTCTACCATTCGTCGGGGGTATACCTACATTTAGGTTGTACCCAAGAGTACGCCCAACGTGTTTGTCGGTGGTAAAGATTCTTGCAGTGTACCCCTTGCTGATTCTGGGCATTTGTGGTGTTACACGGTCTATCAAACATAGCTATATAGCTATATATTCTTTGCATTTTAGACTGTAGAGAATGGACAGCATTAAGGACGGATGGTTCACAGAAACGTGTACACTATGGCCAGGACAAGCAATGAGTCTTCAAGTCGAAGAGGTTCTGTATCATAAAAAATCTAAATTTCAGGATGTCATGGTGTTTAAAAGGTTGGTCCTCTCGTTTGAACCAAACATTTGATATTGTTCTTGAATAGAAACCAATACTTGGAGTACATGTAAAACGACAGAGGTAGTAGCTGGGAAGCTAGTTAGCAATACAACTAACATTTCTGCTTTGATTTGTATGGCAGTCAGTGCAGTAACGTTAGCACTAGCTCTTCTACACTTAATGACTTGCCTTGTAATATTTGGAGGACGGCTGTGAAGCTTATCTAGCAAACATTAGCTTTCCTTAAAGTAAGCAAGGAGGGATAGCGCATTATTCTGATTTTGTGAACGTATACTTGTGTTCTTGCTAGCAAGCGAAATCTAATTTACTTGATGTACAGCTGTTGTCTTGCTAGTCATCATTAGCTAACAGCGTTAATCTGTCAGTTGGCTAACGTTTCGTTTTACAGCTAATCTAGTTGAAGTTAACTTAATTATCAAGGTGAAGATAAACAAATTAGTTGCTTAGCGGGTTTTTTGTGTAATTTCCATGGATTGTCTTTTCTAATCATGTTTAATTAGGAACGTATGATTTAAGTTCACCGCTACACATCATAAAATATAGCTGCTAGCTGTGATTGGACATTAAGAAGCCGCAGCGAGTTGTGACATCTGTGTCAAAGCATGCGACATTTAACAGGGCACCTGTCCCTTCCGTCAGTTTTCCCAGCTATATATAATGTTAACTTTAGCTGAGTAACTGACATAGTTTTTGATCTTGACACCGTTCTAGTTGGGGATAGTTGCACACTGTGGGCTGGTATAAACTACTCATGCTTGTCAATTCCAGATGAACTCTGTTCTCAGAACATGTTTAGCCTTTGTGTCATTCATGTACAATGTTCTTGTCCTGTCTTCAGCAAAACGTATGGGAATGTCTTGATTTTGGATGGGGTTATCcagtgcacagagagagatgagttttCATACCAAGAGATGATTGCCAACCTACCCTTGTGCTGTCACCCTTGCCCCAAGAAGGTACCTGTGCTTTACCCGTGTGTGGTCATACCATCCTTGAGGTTAGAAATGTTACATCTTTAAAAAGTGTATGTGGTTGCAGGTAGATGAATGACTGTCTCTTTTTCAGGTCCTGATTATTGGTGGAGGGGATGGTGGTGTTTTGAGGGAGGCCGTTAAGCACCCTCTGGTGGAGTCTGTGGTCCAGTGTGAGATTGATGAGGTAATCCACCCAGCTTCATTCAAAGACTGCAGCAACACTGGTCATCTCATTTGCCATCAAGTATTATGTGGAATTGTCACTTCCATAGTGTGATCATCAGTACCGTATTGGCCTGTCCTTCTGGTAGGATGTAATCACTGTGTCCAAGAAGTACCTCCCTGGAATGGCAAAGGGCTTCTTCAGTCCCAAACTCACCCTGCATGTGGGGGATGGCTTTGAGTTTATGAAACAGAACCAAGACGCCTTTGATGTCATCATTACTGATTCATCTGACCCCGTTGGTGAGAGAAGTTTCTCAGTAATGGCATCTCCACCCAAAAGAAATGTCTTATGTTTTCAGAACAAGTTCACTCTAGTCCAAGTTTCTGTTTATCACTGAGCCTCACAAAACAACCACAGATCACCTCATACAGTTTAACAACCTACAGAACAGGTTTGGCTTATTGTTTTAAGTTGCCTCACTTAACCACTCAGTCATGCTTCTTGAAAGAGGACATTGGATACGCTCAGTTTGCTAGACAGTTCTCCGTAACCTATTCATTTGTTTGGAATCTTGTTTTTAATGACACAGGTCCTGCAGAAAGTTTGTTCAAGGAGTCTTACTACCAACTTATGAAGACAGCTCTACGGGACGGTGGAATTCTCTGTTGCCAAGGTGATTTATTCAGTACACATGGGCAGTTGTACATGCTTTATGCTTAGTTTTGTGTTATTGGTGTGTGACTGAAATTagttttcaacacatttccattttTGAACTGATGTACTTCATATGTcatgataaaaaaataattctgaGTAGGCTTTGTAATACAGCACCAACACAGTTTTGCATTGTTTTTCTTCACAGGAGAGTGTCAATGGCTCCATTTGGAGCTGATTAAAGAGATGCAGACCTTTTGCAAGACCCTTTTCCCTGTAGTGGATTACGCTTACTGCACCATTCCCACCTACCCAAGTGGCCAAATTGGCTTCATGCTGTGCAGTAAAAACGCTGTGAGTGTCAACGTCTATTTGAGACAAATCCATTCTCGTTATACGTGTAAAATAACTGAAAATGTTTAATGAGGAACTTTTTGGTCCACAGGAAACAAATTTCAGAGAGCCTGTACGAGAAATGACCAGAGAGGAGGTGGAAAGCCTGAGCTTGAAATATTACAACCCTGAAATCCACAAAGCTGCTTTCATCCTCCCAGAGTTCGCCCGGAAGGTAAAGTGAGGGATGAATCCACCTTATCCTGCTTTATCCTGTGAACCATGCCTCATGTTTCtccatcctctttttttttgttggtatTTCCTCCGTAGGTACTTTATGAGTCgtaagtgtgtgcacatggacagccactctctcccactcagcCCTCTGTGACCACAGAACCAAACCCACACCACCACTGCAGTACCTCCGCTCACCCAGACGCTGTCCGAGCTCGCTACTGACAAGGACCCAAGGCAGGCCCCACGTAACATACGACAGCTGTGATAATGGCCTCCGCGGGGGAACTCtgtgttttcagacagttgCAAATCCTTCCAGTGCTTCCTTCCAGCCTTGCACATTTCTTCCCATTTAGGCTATTTTTGTTCGTGGTTTTTGTTCACAGTCTCCAACACACCCGACTATTTACAGTCAAAATTATGTTTTAAATTTTTTCTGAAAACATAATTTAATTTCTGCTAGTATGAAAGTAGTGCAGAGATAATTTTTCATTCTGACAATAGTAATATCCTAACTCGACACAGTAGAAGCAATCTCAGATTAAAATTTGTCTTAATACTATTACATACATGGCACATTCCCCAATGATGAAGACGGTAAAACTTTACTTTATATGCTATTGATTTCTCTATAACCGACATAAGCCATTGAGACTTTATAGCGTCATTATGCAGACATGGATGGTACAAAGACAGCGATTCATGTTAGAAATAAACATAATCTTATTTTAATATTGTTTCGTCAGCCAtattagctgggtttccatccaacatTTTAATACAAATTTTGACCATTCAAATATGAATTCCTGAGTGGAATAGAAATTCTTATAAAATCATCTAAGTCAAATAAGAAATCGATTCACTGAAGGGGGGTGGATTAACTCTGTTATCTCATAGGTTACGCTATTAAGCGACAGCGGTTGATGGAAATGGGTTTATTCGTAAGGGGTTTGTTCTTTTAGCCGAATTTTCATAAATGTGCTTAACATGTGcaaatgagttggatggaaacccagctaatcAAAAGAGGTGGGCAGGTATGGCATTGCTGATTTGCCAATCAAGTCTTAAATCTATAGCCTGTGATCGACAAAATATGCCATGTATTTTATGGATAGGAGAATTGTTAGTGTGTATTTTACAGTGTGGAATATGCCATTGAACAGCCTGACAAAGAGGAAGGAATTTTGCGGTCAGTGTGATAGTTGAACCAAATGGCTACATTTATTATGGGGACAAAAGACTGTCAGGAACATTACTGTTATTCTATGTGCTATAACTGGATTTGAATAAGGTACTAAATATGCAGCTTAACCATGGGAACAAACTGAGTATGTAACTTGATGCCTACtgacattctctgtgtgtgtgtgtgtgtgtgtgtgtgtgtgtgtgtgtgtgtgtgtgtgtgtgtgtgtgtgtgtgtgtgtgtgtgtgtgagtgagagagatttatCAGTGGTGTTTTAGCTATGCTTTGAAATTCATGGGTCCCCACAAAACTAGTCAATGCCTAATTGTGATGACCAGAGGATAGGCTGAATTGTTTAACAGAGGTCACCACTACAGTGCATTTAATGATTCCTCACTGTGATGTCATTGATATAAGCCTTAGTGAAGGGTCTGAATGTCAAACATGAGCAACAATGCAACTGTGTTTATCATGTGAATTGTTAAAGGAAAACTGAACCTGTGGAGTATGTTGACACTATGGGGCTTACTGAAACATCAAGCAAGTTGTGCAAGGAAACTATTTAGTCAATCAGTGCTGTTCAAATAAAGCAACTGGAATTCCTAcccttcccccaccccctcagtaTCTGGTGTGTACATACATCACTGATGTGTCTTTACAGGTTGACCTGTATTTATCGCTTAATCGGCCATGATTGCTATTATCAAGTTTATAATGTGGAGTCCTGGGAAGATTTTCAAATAAAAAGCAGTAAAATTGAATGCTTCGTTGCTTATCGCGTTTCTTTTTATAATTCCAGTAGTTGGCCTATCTTAAGTTGTAGCCTACGAATAATTGTTTTGAAATTTTATTACGTGTTTCCATTAAGTTGCCCTGACAAACTAAACTTTTTGACCCACaactgttcacaactcctcccttgatttggagagtgtccatttttaatttgtataacagactcagacacaagTGGAGTTTTCATCCAACTCATTCGCATATTTTTAAGCGCATTTAGGAAAATCTGGTTAAAAGAAATGCGAGCGTAAGCACATTTCCATACGCTATGTTGTGCGAATTAAAGATGGACGCTCTCTCAATCAAGGTAGGAGTCGTGAACAGCCGTGGGTTTAAAACgtaaggttgtcagggcaaacatttcatatatatacaaatgTTTCTATCATTCTTAGTCGCATTATAGCCTGCCCGAATCCGCTCCCCTCTGGCGAGTCGATTTCTTCTTCGATTTAGAGTGGTCAAAATTCGAATTAAAAAGTTGGACGGACACCCAGCTATTGATTAGATGTTCCGTTGGCACGTAAGAGGCTCAGGGCTGTGAGATGGTGCAGTGACGGCTCGCTCTAAAGTGATTTTCATCCACAAGATGGCAACCAGCGTCCGTGTACTTTGACAGGAGTAGTCCAAACTGTCGTAGGCTCCGCGATGCTTCCCAGATGCTCTCCGTGCGAGTGTAGAAGGATCAGATTGTGCGTCTCACGCCCACTGGGTTGACAGAGTCGATCTAAAAATCATGCCATTAATTGAGTAGAGaaaagttttctttttaaaaattaATTTCTAAACGCTCTCTAATTTACATAGGCAAAAGAGGCCTGATTAAGAAATAATGTATTCAGCCAGCCTACAAGTGGTTATCCTTGGAATAACACAACATCGTGTAACCTACGTCAGAGCGACTAGATTTAAAAATGTACGTGCATCGTTTTTTGCGTTCGAAGTTTATCAAGGAGTGCGACGCCTATGTTAATGCGCAGGTCATTGCGTTTATACCACGAAATCTTCAACCGCACGGGCCCTATAATTTAACTCAAGTCATATCCACTTTGAAAAATATCGTTTCTTAGACTCAAACTGACAGGATTGcagttgtgtgagagtgtgcgtgcatACCTGAACAGTCACGTTTTAGCTGTAGTGAGTGGGCGTCCCAATGTGTGTTCCAACCAAGTTACCTAAATCAACCTTAAAATATTCTACGTACTTTAATGTCGCTGACGAACAGACACATTTTACTTGAATGGTAGGCATTCAGCAGCGACTTCATTTAGCAATGCTCTCCAGGAGAAATGCTTTCATCTCTAAATTGGGTGCAGCTTTATTCTTGTGAGCTTAATTTATCTCTGCGGAATGTATTCAGTAATTTACTGTATAGAGTTATGACGCCGTGCCTCATGACCtacttgtgtgtctgcacctgcAGGATTTGATCACTGAATATTATCAGATCTCTAATAAATGATTATTGAAGGCAGTGTCTCTTATTTTTTCATCTCCTCTGATGAGATGATTCCGCCTTGCTTTTAGAATGACTAGAAATGTTGAAGTTAACTGACTGATCTTTCAAGAAAGCAGTATCACTATCTGGCCTACATGCCTTTTAACAGTTGAACATGAGAAGAAATTGGTACATTTCATCGCACATGTTAAAAAGACATCCCTCCTAGTGTTTCCCCCCAGTTTATTTCTCATGAAAATTCTCATGTGTCA encodes the following:
- the srm gene encoding spermidine synthase, with product MDSIKDGWFTETCTLWPGQAMSLQVEEVLYHKKSKFQDVMVFKSKTYGNVLILDGVIQCTERDEFSYQEMIANLPLCCHPCPKKVLIIGGGDGGVLREAVKHPLVESVVQCEIDEDVITVSKKYLPGMAKGFFSPKLTLHVGDGFEFMKQNQDAFDVIITDSSDPVGPAESLFKESYYQLMKTALRDGGILCCQGECQWLHLELIKEMQTFCKTLFPVVDYAYCTIPTYPSGQIGFMLCSKNAETNFREPVREMTREEVESLSLKYYNPEIHKAAFILPEFARKVLYES